From a region of the Cucumis sativus cultivar 9930 chromosome 6, Cucumber_9930_V3, whole genome shotgun sequence genome:
- the LOC101219972 gene encoding uncharacterized protein LOC101219972, which yields MINAIRFGRTPPPIVLTSPLPPKLRRISSPELPSRQAISFATAPDRNPKCEEMDDSQNKTKETGDIMCDSFGEGYATRSEEEGFGGTYGGKYQSIDDDEHMNKKPVNQHEYDKSQGSEVKEKEKSRHQAHAN from the exons ATGATAAACGCAATCAGATTCGGCCGTACTCCACCGCCGATTGTGCTCACATCACCTCTTCCGCCGAAGCTTCGCCGTATAAGCTCGCCTGAACTTCCATCCCGTCAAGCGATTAGTTTTGCCACTGCACCTGATCGGAATCCAAAGTGCGAAGAAATGGATGACTCTCAGAACAAAACCAAGGAGACTGG AGATATAATGTGTGATTCATTCGGAGAAGGGTATGCGACCCGAAGCGAGGAAGAAGGATTTGGAGGAACTTATGGAGGGAAATATCAGTCAATTGACGATGACGAACACATGAATAAAAAACCAGTCAATCAACATG AATATGATAAAAGCCAGGGGAGCGAagtgaaagagaaggagaagtcACGCCATCAAGCTCATGCAAATTGA